The proteins below are encoded in one region of Myxocyprinus asiaticus isolate MX2 ecotype Aquarium Trade chromosome 13, UBuf_Myxa_2, whole genome shotgun sequence:
- the LOC127449904 gene encoding 28S ribosomal protein S7, mitochondrial: MAASIRYLLKPWTPSVCFVRWSRYNPYYLDPDPSKDALTDSESDLSPEEKELKELKTVRPIKAALSSATSSPFNDPVISKFINTMMQDGKKILARGIMTQTLETIKRKQVEKYHKSPPAKREEIECNPYTIFHQALENCKPIIGLASIQKGGKFYQVPVPLTDNRRRFLAMKWLITECRDNKHRRTHMYEKLSQELLAAFANEGNVVKRKHDLHKMAEANRAYAHYRWW; this comes from the exons atggcagcctccatcAGATATTTATTGAAACCTTGGACACCGAg tgtGTGTTTCGTGAGATGGAGTCGCTATAATCCGTACTATCTGGATCCTGATCCCAGTAAAGATGCTCTCACAGATTCAGAATCAGATCTCAGTCCTGAAGAGAAAGAGCTGAAAGAACTTAAAACAGTGAGACCAATAAAAGCAGCACTGTCAAGTGCCACAAGCTCCCCTTTCAATGACCCTGtgataag TAAGTTCATCAACACCATGATGCAAGATGGCAAAAAAATACTTGCTAGAGGAATCATGACACAG ACACTGGAGACCATTAAGAGAAAACAGGTGGAGAAATACCATAAATCTCCTCCAGCTAAAAGAGAAGAGATTGAGTGTAATCCGTACACCATCTTCCATCAGGCCCTGGAGAACTGCAAACCCATCATCGGCCTGGCCAGTATTCAGAAAGGAGGAAAATTTTACCAG GTGCCTGTTCCTCTCACGGATAACCGCCGGCGTTTTCTGGCCATGAAATGGTTGATCACAGAATGCAGAGACAACAAACATCGTCGCACGCACATGTACGAAAAACTCTCCCAGGAGCTCCTGGCTGCCTTCGCCAACGAGGGAAACGTAGTGAAACGCAAACATGACCTACACAAGATGGCCGAAGCCAATAGGGCATATGCCCACTACCGCTGGTGGTAG